A portion of the Gadus macrocephalus chromosome 10, ASM3116895v1 genome contains these proteins:
- the zgc:153018 gene encoding transmembrane protein 179-like translates to MELDRRLLLAHCTAHTLLVVAGLLVVVPLALNGSAFKGRCALFSTGYWRTENRSELTGQSGDVSHLVVQQWGPPAACQFATFVGIFTVLYGAAQGWRCLFYLHGRHDDTLMSSFLTVLLSLCVLFLSGGASFTLSLGLASWCDTVTDGNARPFSCAQSQSIPLYLDVDTSSFYTDLTLAQASLWFVTALWLAQSVLSFLRLYHSHSQHISGPCLPREKELLLARSPSDGCPTPPHLSSTIFV, encoded by the exons ATGGAGCTGGATCGGCGGCTCTTGTTGGCTCACTGCACAGCCCACACCCTGTTGGTGGTGGCGGGGCTCCTGGTGGTCGTCCCCCTGGCTCTCAACGGCTCTGCGTTTAAAGGGCGTTGTGCTCTTTTCTCTACGGGATACTGGAGGACTGAGAACCGCAGTGAGCTGACGGGACAGTCTGGGGACGTTTCTCATCTGGTGGTGCAGCAGTGGGGCCCGCCGGCCGCCTGCCAGTTCGCTACGTTTGTGGGGATCTTCACGGTGTTGTACGGCGCCGCGCAGGGCTGGAGGTGCCTCTTCTATCTCCATGGACGGCATGACGA CACGCTGATGTCCTCATTCCTGACCGTGCTGCTCAGCCTGTGTGTTCTGTTCCTCTCCGGGGGGGCCAGCTTCACGCTGTCTCTGGGGCTGGCCTCCTGGTGCGACACGGTCACGGACGGCAACGCGCGGCCATTCAG CTGTGCCCAGTCCCAGTCCATCCCCCTCTACCTGGATGTGGACACCTCCTCCTTCTACACAGACCTCACGCTGGCGCAG GCCTCCCTATGGTTTGTGACGGCCCTGTGGCTGGCCCAGTCCGTCCTGTCCTTCCTGCGGCTCTACCACTCCCACAGTCAGCATATCAGCGGGCCCTGTCTGCCCCGCGagaaggagctgctgctggcccGCTCCCCCTCGGACGGCTGCCCCACGCCTCCACACCTGTCCTCCACCATCTTTGTCTGA